One Actinomadura viridis genomic region harbors:
- a CDS encoding succinate dehydrogenase cytochrome b subunit, which produces MAIAIPAIYRSTVGKKAVMAVSGGVLVLFLAGHMVGNLKIFFGAESFDHYAHWLRTVGEPAVPYRTVLTVTEIVLVVAILLHMWSAVSLARRASQARPVKYQAKKKSHAQGYATRTMRYGGVIIALFVIWHLLDMTFLLVNPAGRDATPYERVVEGFDPSRWYVTLFYVVAVLLAGLHLRHGIWSAFQSLGLRTPRNERALRGLAGATGALITVGFLAVPVAVTFGWVS; this is translated from the coding sequence GTGGCTATAGCGATACCTGCGATCTACCGGTCGACCGTCGGCAAGAAGGCGGTCATGGCGGTCAGCGGCGGCGTGCTGGTGCTGTTCCTGGCCGGGCACATGGTCGGCAACCTCAAGATCTTCTTCGGCGCCGAGAGCTTCGACCACTACGCGCACTGGCTGCGCACGGTCGGCGAGCCCGCGGTGCCGTACCGCACGGTGCTGACCGTCACCGAGATCGTGCTGGTCGTGGCGATCCTGCTGCACATGTGGTCGGCGGTGTCGCTGGCCCGCCGCGCCTCCCAGGCCCGCCCGGTGAAGTACCAGGCGAAGAAGAAGTCGCACGCGCAGGGCTACGCCACCCGCACGATGCGGTACGGCGGCGTGATCATCGCGCTGTTCGTGATCTGGCACCTGCTGGACATGACGTTCCTGCTGGTCAACCCCGCCGGCCGGGACGCCACCCCGTACGAGCGGGTCGTCGAGGGCTTCGACCCCTCGCGCTGGTACGTGACCCTCTTCTACGTCGTGGCCGTCCTGCTGGCCGGCCTGCACCTGCGGCACGGGATCTGGAGCGCGTTCCAGTCCCTCGGCCTGCGCACCCCGCGCAACGAGCGGGCGCTGCGCGGGCTGGCCGGCGCGACCGGCGCCCTGATCACCGTCGGGTTCCTGGCCGTGCCCGTCGCCGTCACCTTCGGATGGGTGAGCTGA
- a CDS encoding PP2C family protein-serine/threonine phosphatase, producing MSTISHQSHAASLGTGDRIELLLIDDDPSDVFLVEEMLAESGMEIQMTVAEDLRAARRRLSRRTQCIIVDLSAPDDHDQMEELREVLSMSQNAAVVVLTGFDDADLGVRAVAAGAEDYLVKQQVDGPLLARAIRYSIERKRAEETERRLVEARILGRENARLERGLLPVPLIDEPALRHHTRYRPGRRRALLGGDFYDTVQTEGGTVHLMIGDVCGHGPDEAALGVQLRMAWRTLVLAGHTGERLLGTLDTVLGHERRSEEIFTTLCMVTIAPSLRTARMHLAGHPPPLLFREDGAGGGEVTALPEYAHGPALGLVPGAEWPTTEIDLGESWSLMLYTDGLIEGRVGDGSARLGTEGLVELARAARRGGAAGRGLIDGLVGEVERLNGDALTDDLAVLLLSRTGA from the coding sequence GTGAGCACCATCAGCCACCAGTCACATGCCGCCTCCCTGGGGACCGGGGACCGGATCGAGCTGCTGCTGATCGACGACGATCCCTCCGACGTCTTCCTGGTCGAGGAGATGCTCGCCGAGAGCGGCATGGAGATCCAGATGACGGTCGCCGAGGACCTCCGGGCGGCCCGGCGCCGGCTGTCCCGCCGCACCCAGTGCATCATCGTCGACCTGTCCGCCCCCGACGACCACGACCAGATGGAGGAGCTGCGCGAGGTCCTGTCGATGTCCCAGAACGCCGCCGTCGTCGTCCTCACCGGCTTCGACGACGCCGACCTGGGCGTGCGGGCGGTCGCGGCGGGCGCCGAGGACTACCTGGTCAAGCAGCAGGTGGACGGCCCGCTGCTGGCCCGGGCGATCCGTTACTCGATCGAGCGCAAGCGGGCCGAGGAGACCGAGCGGCGGCTGGTGGAGGCGCGGATCCTGGGCCGGGAGAACGCGCGGCTGGAGCGCGGCCTGCTGCCCGTCCCGCTGATCGACGAGCCGGCGCTGCGGCACCACACCCGCTACCGGCCGGGACGCCGCCGGGCGCTGCTGGGCGGCGACTTCTACGACACCGTGCAGACCGAGGGCGGCACCGTCCACCTGATGATCGGGGACGTGTGCGGGCACGGGCCCGACGAGGCCGCGCTCGGCGTCCAGCTGCGGATGGCCTGGCGCACCCTCGTGCTGGCCGGGCACACCGGCGAGCGGCTGCTCGGCACCCTCGACACCGTCCTGGGGCACGAGCGGCGCAGCGAGGAGATCTTCACCACGCTGTGCATGGTGACGATCGCGCCGTCGCTGCGCACCGCCCGGATGCACCTGGCCGGCCACCCGCCGCCGCTGCTGTTCCGCGAGGACGGCGCGGGCGGCGGCGAGGTGACCGCGCTGCCCGAGTACGCGCACGGGCCCGCGCTGGGCCTGGTGCCGGGGGCCGAGTGGCCGACCACCGAGATCGACCTCGGCGAGTCCTGGAGCCTGATGCTCTACACCGACGGGCTCATCGAGGGGCGGGTCGGCGACGGCTCGGCGCGGCTGGGCACCGAGGGGCTGGTGGAGCTGGCCCGCGCGGCGCGCCGCGGCGGGGCCGCGGGCCGTGGGCTGATCGACGGCCTCGTCGGCGAGGTGGAGCGCCTGAACGGTGACGCGCTCACCGACGACCTGGCCGTACTGCTGCTCTCCCGGACGGGCGCGTGA
- a CDS encoding ABC transporter transmembrane domain-containing protein — protein sequence MKSLPVEDPGTPDHRSPARYLFWLARTQARTLAGGAVLGVVWMLSQALMPAVIGRAIDDGVAARDGRALLLWAGALLVLGVVQAASGIARHRFAVTNWLAAAYRTVQVVTRQATRLGATLPRRLSAGEVVSVGVADVSHLGGAMDIVGRGSGAVVAIVAVAAILLAASPPLGLIVLVGVPVILVLAAPLLKPFREREEGHRELVGELTTHATDLVAGLRVLRGIGGERLFFERYRDESQRVREAGVRVARAESRLSGAEVLLPGLLVALVTWVGARFAAQGTISAGQLVAFYGYAVFLIHPLKTVGEAAGKITKAYVAAGRVVAVLRLRPEVALEGTSRPAGGGELVDAASGVVVRPGRLTAIAAADPRDAQAIADRLGRYADGEVTYGGTPLRDIAGVRELILVAVNEDRLFSGPLAESLAPPRAEEGAPGQAPEESLERVLDRALETAAAEDIVAAAGRDAHVAEAGREFSGGQQQRLRLARALAADPEVLVLVEPTSAVDAHTEARIAGRLGEGRRGRTTVVCTTSPLMLDRADHVVYVENGAVAAQGRHRDLLASEPRYAAAVTRGEASDPAPGRAEDSAPDRAQDRAQDRAQETRGDAEPAAHP from the coding sequence GTGAAGTCGTTACCGGTCGAAGATCCTGGGACTCCGGACCATCGATCACCGGCGCGCTACCTCTTCTGGCTGGCCCGTACGCAGGCGCGCACCCTGGCCGGCGGCGCGGTCCTCGGCGTGGTCTGGATGCTCAGCCAGGCGCTGATGCCCGCCGTCATCGGCCGTGCCATCGACGACGGCGTGGCGGCCCGGGACGGCCGGGCGCTGCTGCTGTGGGCGGGGGCGTTGCTGGTGCTGGGCGTCGTGCAGGCCGCCAGCGGGATCGCCCGGCACCGGTTCGCGGTGACGAACTGGCTGGCCGCCGCGTACCGGACCGTCCAGGTGGTGACGCGGCAGGCGACCCGGCTGGGCGCCACCCTGCCCCGCAGGCTCAGCGCCGGCGAGGTCGTCAGCGTGGGCGTCGCGGACGTCTCCCACCTCGGCGGGGCGATGGACATCGTGGGCCGCGGCTCGGGTGCGGTGGTGGCCATCGTGGCGGTCGCCGCGATCCTCCTCGCCGCCTCGCCGCCGCTGGGACTGATCGTGCTGGTCGGGGTGCCGGTGATCCTGGTGCTGGCGGCGCCGCTGCTGAAGCCGTTCCGCGAACGGGAGGAGGGCCACCGCGAGCTGGTCGGCGAGCTCACCACCCACGCCACCGACCTGGTGGCCGGCCTGCGGGTGCTGCGCGGCATCGGCGGCGAACGGCTGTTCTTCGAGCGGTACCGGGACGAGTCGCAGCGCGTCCGGGAGGCGGGCGTGCGGGTGGCGCGCGCCGAGTCGAGGCTGAGCGGCGCGGAGGTCCTCCTGCCCGGCCTCCTGGTCGCCCTGGTCACCTGGGTCGGCGCCCGCTTCGCCGCGCAGGGGACGATCAGCGCGGGCCAGCTGGTGGCCTTCTACGGCTACGCGGTCTTCCTCATCCACCCGCTGAAGACCGTGGGCGAGGCCGCCGGCAAGATCACCAAGGCGTACGTGGCCGCCGGGCGGGTGGTCGCGGTGCTGCGGCTGCGGCCCGAGGTGGCCCTGGAGGGCACGTCCCGTCCCGCCGGGGGCGGCGAGCTGGTGGACGCGGCCTCCGGCGTGGTCGTCCGGCCCGGCCGGCTCACCGCGATCGCGGCGGCGGACCCCCGCGACGCCCAGGCGATCGCCGACCGGCTCGGCCGGTACGCCGACGGGGAGGTGACCTACGGCGGCACGCCGCTGCGCGACATCGCCGGCGTACGGGAGCTGATCCTGGTGGCCGTCAACGAGGACCGGCTGTTCTCCGGGCCCCTCGCCGAGAGCCTCGCTCCGCCGCGGGCCGAGGAAGGCGCGCCGGGGCAGGCGCCGGAGGAGTCGCTGGAGCGGGTGCTCGACCGGGCCCTGGAGACGGCCGCCGCCGAGGACATCGTGGCCGCGGCCGGCCGGGACGCCCACGTCGCCGAGGCGGGACGGGAGTTCTCCGGCGGTCAGCAGCAGCGGCTGCGGCTGGCGCGGGCGCTGGCCGCCGACCCCGAGGTGCTGGTGCTGGTGGAGCCGACCAGCGCGGTCGACGCCCACACCGAGGCGCGGATCGCCGGCCGGCTCGGCGAGGGGCGCCGGGGCCGCACCACGGTCGTGTGCACCACCAGCCCGCTGATGCTGGACCGGGCCGATCACGTGGTGTACGTCGAGAACGGCGCGGTGGCCGCCCAGGGCCGTCACCGGGACCTGCTGGCGTCCGAGCCCCGCTACGCCGCCGCCGTCACCCGCGGCGAGGCGTCCGACCCCGCACCCGGTCGCGCGGAGGACAGCGCGCCCGACCGCGCACAGGACCGCGCGCAGGACCGCGCGCAGGAGACCAGAGGGGACGCCGAGCCCGCCGCCCACCCCTGA
- a CDS encoding ABC transporter ATP-binding protein, with protein MSAEILPVATPRRVRAYARRLLLRHPRALLAALALHGLAAVAGLVTPRLLGDLVEGVSRGEAGIDTAGAAIAAFVIAQGVLVRYAYLASARLGERVLAELREGFVNRVLALPLSTVERAGTGDLVSRSSRDVDTLATSVRYAAPEVLVGLVAVVLTAGALLLNGPLVALPSLVSVPLVWGVMKWYLPRAHAGYLREDASWAVLTDGLAETVQGARTVEALRLAERRHRRTDADIAASYAVERYTLRLRTVMSPVVELSYVLPVASTLVVGGFLYMHDLASLAQVTAATLYTQQLMGPLDMLLAWLDELQLGGASLARLLGVGDAGPDDPDGTGPDGKRPENAGPGNAGPDGAPPAVPAVPAARGRQRLAARDVRYAYRPGRDVLHGVDLELRPGERLAVVGPSGAGKSTLGRLLAGIDGPRTGAVTVGPADPQETPGAAGSGAVPLAGLPLDELRGHVALLTQEQHVFRATVRENLVMARPDATDADVEAALRAVDWDGPGPDARVGSGGETLTPAQAQQLALARLILADPHTLVLDEATSLLDPRAARRLERSLAAVLDGRTVVAIAHRLHTAHDADRVAVVEGGRITELGTHEQLIAANGSYAALWWSWHGGEPAGPGPAGAGPAGSAPAGPGPAGPTAAGPAGAPSNGR; from the coding sequence ATGAGTGCCGAGATCCTGCCGGTGGCGACCCCGCGGCGGGTACGGGCGTACGCGCGCCGGCTGCTGCTGCGGCACCCGCGCGCGCTGCTCGCCGCGCTGGCGCTGCACGGGCTGGCGGCCGTCGCCGGGCTGGTCACCCCCAGGCTGCTCGGCGACCTGGTGGAGGGCGTGAGCCGCGGTGAGGCGGGCATCGACACCGCGGGCGCGGCCATCGCGGCGTTCGTGATCGCCCAGGGCGTCCTGGTCCGGTACGCCTACCTCGCCTCGGCGCGGCTGGGGGAACGGGTGCTCGCCGAGCTGCGCGAGGGGTTCGTGAACCGGGTGCTGGCCCTGCCGCTGAGCACGGTGGAACGGGCCGGTACGGGCGACCTGGTGAGCCGTTCGTCCCGCGACGTGGACACCCTGGCCACCAGCGTCCGGTACGCGGCGCCCGAGGTGCTGGTGGGCCTGGTCGCCGTCGTCCTGACCGCCGGGGCGCTGCTGCTGAACGGTCCGCTGGTGGCGCTGCCCTCCCTGGTCTCCGTGCCGCTGGTGTGGGGCGTGATGAAGTGGTACCTGCCCCGCGCCCACGCCGGTTACCTGCGCGAGGACGCCTCCTGGGCGGTCCTGACCGACGGCCTGGCCGAGACGGTGCAGGGCGCCCGGACGGTCGAGGCGTTGCGGCTGGCCGAACGCCGGCACCGGCGCACCGACGCCGACATCGCCGCGTCCTACGCCGTCGAGCGTTACACGCTGCGGCTGCGCACGGTGATGTCCCCGGTGGTCGAGCTGAGCTACGTGCTGCCGGTGGCCTCGACCCTTGTGGTGGGCGGGTTCCTCTACATGCACGACCTGGCCTCGCTGGCGCAGGTGACGGCGGCCACGCTGTACACGCAGCAGCTCATGGGGCCGCTGGACATGCTGCTGGCCTGGCTGGACGAACTGCAGCTCGGCGGTGCGTCGCTGGCGCGCCTGCTGGGCGTCGGCGACGCGGGCCCGGACGACCCGGACGGCACCGGCCCGGACGGCAAGCGCCCGGAGAACGCGGGTCCGGGGAACGCGGGTCCGGACGGCGCGCCGCCCGCCGTGCCCGCCGTGCCCGCGGCGCGCGGGCGGCAGCGGCTGGCCGCACGCGACGTCCGCTACGCCTACCGGCCCGGCCGGGACGTGCTGCACGGCGTGGACCTGGAGCTGCGCCCCGGCGAGCGGCTGGCCGTCGTGGGCCCGAGCGGCGCCGGCAAGTCCACGCTGGGGCGCCTTCTGGCCGGGATCGACGGCCCGCGTACCGGCGCGGTCACCGTCGGCCCCGCCGACCCCCAGGAGACGCCCGGGGCCGCGGGGTCCGGGGCGGTGCCGCTCGCGGGCCTCCCGCTGGACGAGCTGCGCGGTCACGTCGCCCTGCTCACCCAGGAGCAGCACGTCTTCCGCGCCACCGTCCGGGAGAACCTGGTGATGGCGCGCCCGGACGCGACCGACGCGGACGTCGAGGCGGCGCTGCGGGCGGTCGACTGGGACGGCCCGGGGCCGGACGCGCGCGTCGGCTCCGGCGGCGAGACGCTCACGCCCGCGCAGGCCCAGCAGCTCGCGCTGGCCCGCCTCATCCTGGCCGACCCGCACACCCTCGTCCTGGACGAGGCGACCTCGCTGCTGGACCCGCGCGCCGCGCGCCGCCTGGAACGCTCGCTCGCGGCCGTGCTCGACGGCCGCACGGTGGTCGCGATCGCGCACCGGCTGCACACCGCGCACGACGCCGACCGGGTCGCGGTGGTCGAGGGCGGCCGGATCACCGAGCTGGGCACCCACGAGCAGCTGATCGCGGCGAACGGGTCGTACGCCGCGCTCTGGTGGTCCTGGCACGGCGGGGAGCCGGCCGGCCCCGGACCCGCCGGCGCCGGCCCGGCGGGCTCCGCACCCGCCGGCCCCGGCCCGGCCGGTCCAACCGCGGCCGGCCCCGCCGGCGCGCCGTCTAACGGCCGGTGA